In one window of Methanolobus mangrovi DNA:
- a CDS encoding 30S ribosomal protein S15, whose product MAKMHTRRKGNSGPTRPLRTEAPAWSTMTTEEVTTVVNDMWKQGISTSEIGMVLRDKYGVPDVKLATGKKITQILREGGEKFAVPEDLYNLIVKAIGLRKHMNNNHKDVHNKRSLQNIEAKIRRLVKYYQSTKVLPVEWKYKPETAEMLITR is encoded by the coding sequence ATGGCAAAAATGCACACCCGTAGGAAAGGAAACTCCGGACCTACAAGACCACTTCGTACAGAAGCACCTGCATGGTCTACAATGACCACTGAAGAAGTGACAACCGTAGTAAATGACATGTGGAAACAGGGTATCAGCACAAGTGAAATTGGAATGGTACTCAGAGACAAATACGGCGTACCTGATGTCAAACTCGCTACAGGCAAGAAAATTACACAGATACTCAGAGAGGGTGGCGAGAAATTCGCTGTACCTGAGGACCTGTACAACCTTATCGTAAAGGCTATCGGACTGAGGAAACACATGAACAATAATCACAAAGATGTTCACAACAAACGTTCCCTTCAGAACATTGAAGCCAAGATCAGAAGATTGGTCAAATACTACCAGTCTACAAAGGTCCTTCCAGTTGAATGGAAGTACAAGCCAGAGACAGCTGAAATGCTGATCACCAGATAA